The following are encoded in a window of Flavobacterium sp. WC2421 genomic DNA:
- the rimP gene encoding ribosome assembly cofactor RimP gives MTFKEKVNTLLVEGLVDKPSIFLIDLIITDAFKVIVNLDGDNGVALQDCIDVSRFIDANLDREEQDYSLEVASVGVGSPLKLIRQYKKNIGRMLIVKTGTENIEAELVEANDDFVILSWKAREPKKIGKGKETVQKRLEIPYVDIKEAIVTVTF, from the coding sequence ATGACATTTAAAGAAAAAGTAAATACATTGTTAGTGGAAGGTCTTGTGGATAAGCCCTCTATCTTCTTAATTGATTTAATTATTACGGATGCTTTTAAAGTAATTGTGAACTTAGATGGAGACAATGGTGTGGCTCTTCAAGATTGTATAGATGTGAGTCGTTTTATCGATGCTAATTTAGATAGAGAAGAGCAAGATTACTCTCTGGAAGTAGCGTCAGTAGGAGTTGGATCACCTTTAAAATTGATAAGACAATACAAGAAAAACATAGGTAGAATGTTGATTGTTAAAACGGGAACAGAAAATATAGAGGCAGAATTGGTGGAAGCTAATGATGATTTTGTAATTTTGTCGTGGAAAGCAAGAGAACCTAAAAAAATTGGAAAAGGTAAGGAGACAGTTCAAAAAAGACTTGAGATACCTTATGTAGACATAAAAGAAGCAATTGTTACAGTAACATTTTAA
- a CDS encoding universal stress protein, whose product MKRILVPIDFSAHSENALKVAAQIAKKNNSEIHLLHMLEIPTQMNDAITGATGIPEVMLFIKKANETLQKFKEKNYLNGIQVTEQVKFERAFEGILSYNKKNNPDLIVMGSHGVSGIEEILVGSNTEKVVRLSDTPVLVIKKSIPEFKSADFVFASDFSKEIKKPFKKMIEFTNLFDANLHLVMICTPNSFKTTELSEKIMNDFLAEFDIKNYSTHIYNDVNIEKGILNFSRKIDADLIGLCTHGRTGLSHFFSGSVSEDLVNHAIKPVITFKI is encoded by the coding sequence ATGAAACGAATTCTAGTTCCTATCGATTTTTCAGCTCATTCTGAAAACGCTTTAAAAGTAGCTGCTCAAATTGCAAAAAAAAATAATAGCGAAATCCATTTGCTTCACATGTTAGAAATTCCAACTCAAATGAACGATGCTATTACTGGAGCAACAGGCATCCCAGAAGTCATGTTATTTATTAAAAAAGCCAATGAAACGTTACAAAAATTTAAAGAAAAAAACTACCTAAACGGCATACAAGTAACTGAGCAAGTGAAATTTGAAAGAGCTTTCGAAGGCATTCTTTCTTATAACAAAAAAAACAACCCTGACTTAATCGTCATGGGATCACATGGCGTTTCGGGCATCGAAGAAATTCTAGTTGGATCTAATACTGAAAAAGTAGTTCGCCTTTCAGACACCCCTGTTTTAGTAATTAAAAAAAGCATCCCTGAATTTAAATCTGCTGATTTTGTTTTCGCTTCTGATTTTTCAAAAGAAATAAAAAAACCATTTAAAAAAATGATTGAGTTTACTAATCTTTTTGATGCAAATTTACACTTAGTCATGATTTGCACCCCTAATAGTTTTAAAACTACTGAACTTTCAGAGAAAATAATGAATGACTTTTTAGCTGAATTCGATATTAAAAACTATTCAACGCATATTTACAATGATGTTAACATTGAAAAAGGGATCCTTAATTTTTCAAGAAAAATAGATGCTGACTTAATAGGCTTGTGCACACATGGCAGAACAGGATTATCACATTTCTTTTCAGGAAGCGTATCCGAAGATTTAGTAAACCATGCTATTAAACCCGTAATAACATTTAAAATTTAG
- a CDS encoding recombinase family protein, with amino-acid sequence MSKVKYIRVSTEEQNTGRQEVNAKEFSKIYIDKISGAIQFIERKEAKKLLADIETGIVTEIHIASIDRLGRNIIDILTMVEFFNQKSIKLFVENIGMFSLIDNKPNPSFKMIVSVLGNVAEMERNNMLERQRQGIELAKAKGTYTGRLYGTKMTNEEILTKYKSVVRELKNGESLRRASKIGGCSLGTAQKIQKIITA; translated from the coding sequence ATGTCAAAAGTAAAATACATCCGAGTTTCAACCGAAGAGCAAAACACAGGTCGACAAGAAGTAAACGCCAAAGAATTCTCAAAAATCTACATCGATAAAATATCGGGAGCAATCCAATTCATCGAAAGAAAAGAAGCTAAGAAACTTTTAGCAGACATCGAAACTGGAATCGTTACCGAAATTCACATTGCATCAATCGACCGTCTTGGTAGAAACATCATCGATATTTTAACCATGGTAGAATTTTTCAACCAAAAATCAATAAAACTATTTGTAGAGAATATCGGAATGTTTTCACTAATCGACAACAAGCCGAATCCAAGCTTTAAAATGATTGTAAGTGTTTTGGGGAACGTTGCCGAAATGGAGCGTAACAACATGTTAGAACGTCAACGTCAAGGAATCGAGCTTGCCAAAGCTAAAGGAACATATACAGGTCGCCTTTATGGAACAAAAATGACCAACGAAGAAATTCTTACCAAATACAAGTCAGTTGTCCGTGAATTAAAAAATGGCGAATCCCTTAGAAGAGCTTCAAAAATAGGCGGTTGTAGCTTAGGAACAGCGCAAAAGATTCAAAAAATTATTACAGCATAA
- a CDS encoding phage integrase SAM-like domain-containing protein → MKQPTHYFNLEARKAKSEEQLIFFNLSYGHREYVSKLNNFRYVPFRISTQWRIKKEYWIDKPTYRANPTFVRKYGKDLNNVLDKIERISYEQLSFFRNTFDKDPNIEELKQLVFEKLGRREKRENETNIADYTEKLVSYRTKLTNTSSEYWKETTGNQYQAIANRLRKYETDKNINLTFGEITEELYWDYFKTINEYQKADNGEYYTQTTINKEFRSLRAIFNCAKEDEIEIQIAYSKKSLKIPSSPPSYETYLNQEQLTTIINTDTSHSKEFEHARNYIILCSFTGLRIGDMIHLHEVKPETIIHKSKKYNCFTTKIRKSNENTQELIVTIPILKPVKNLLEANGNKFPKFTSEPNIRKVIKKFLKHLKFKDTVTTKTKYYLVNEIKIEKEEQHTLFTPHDCRRTFITNIKQLGVQNDTIEPITHPKIKNASVLDGYDKSTLNDKAVKFLNQLNSKESSLFKY, encoded by the coding sequence ATGAAGCAACCAACTCATTATTTCAATTTAGAAGCTCGAAAAGCTAAGTCGGAAGAACAATTAATTTTCTTTAATCTATCATACGGTCATCGAGAATATGTCTCAAAGTTGAATAATTTCAGATATGTTCCTTTTAGAATTTCAACTCAATGGCGAATCAAAAAAGAATATTGGATTGACAAACCTACATACAGAGCAAACCCAACCTTTGTTAGAAAATATGGGAAAGACTTAAATAACGTATTGGATAAAATTGAACGAATATCATACGAACAACTTTCTTTTTTCAGAAACACATTTGACAAAGACCCAAACATCGAAGAATTAAAACAATTAGTTTTTGAGAAACTTGGTAGAAGAGAAAAAAGAGAAAACGAAACTAACATAGCTGATTATACGGAAAAACTGGTTTCATATCGAACCAAGCTAACAAATACTTCAAGTGAATATTGGAAAGAAACTACAGGAAACCAATATCAAGCAATAGCGAATCGATTGAGAAAATATGAAACTGATAAAAATATCAATCTGACTTTTGGCGAAATCACCGAGGAACTTTATTGGGATTACTTCAAAACCATTAATGAGTATCAAAAAGCAGACAATGGGGAGTATTACACCCAAACCACCATTAATAAAGAATTTAGGTCACTTCGTGCAATTTTCAATTGTGCAAAAGAAGATGAAATTGAAATACAAATTGCTTATTCCAAAAAAAGTTTAAAAATTCCATCAAGTCCTCCATCTTACGAAACCTATCTAAACCAAGAACAGTTAACCACAATTATCAATACCGACACAAGTCACTCGAAAGAATTCGAACACGCTAGAAACTACATTATTCTTTGCTCTTTCACAGGATTAAGAATTGGAGACATGATACATTTACACGAGGTAAAACCTGAAACTATAATTCACAAATCCAAAAAGTATAATTGTTTTACAACTAAAATAAGAAAATCAAACGAAAACACACAAGAGCTAATCGTAACAATACCAATATTGAAACCTGTTAAAAATCTATTGGAAGCTAATGGCAATAAATTTCCAAAATTCACATCTGAACCAAACATTAGAAAAGTAATAAAGAAGTTCTTGAAACATCTTAAATTTAAAGACACGGTTACAACGAAGACAAAATATTATTTGGTTAATGAAATCAAAATCGAGAAAGAGGAACAACATACCTTATTTACACCTCACGACTGCCGTAGAACCTTTATAACAAATATTAAACAACTTGGTGTACAGAACGACACCATTGAACCTATTACACATCCAAAAATAAAAAACGCATCGGTTTTAGATGGTTATGACAAATCCACACTTAATGACAAAGCAGTTAAATTCCTAAACCAACTGAATTCAAAAGAATCCTCATTATTTAAGTACTAA
- a CDS encoding SPOR domain-containing protein, with protein MRILTTSKFIFFTIALSISTSKLMAQDQNINIRQDPKFEQLLIEKRKTNSSSAVNERYKIQIFSGESEKAKKALNDCKQEFRDLDGTIVFNTPNYKVWIGDFRTRIEAEKYLVEIKKKYDNVLLIKPQK; from the coding sequence ATGAGAATTTTAACAACTTCAAAATTCATTTTCTTTACAATAGCCCTTAGTATTTCAACAAGTAAATTAATGGCACAAGATCAAAACATTAACATTCGCCAAGATCCAAAGTTTGAACAATTATTGATTGAAAAGAGAAAAACAAACAGTTCATCAGCTGTTAATGAGCGCTATAAAATCCAAATTTTTAGTGGAGAAAGTGAAAAAGCAAAAAAAGCACTTAATGACTGCAAACAAGAATTTAGAGACTTAGACGGTACAATAGTGTTTAATACCCCAAATTACAAAGTATGGATTGGAGATTTCAGGACTCGCATTGAAGCAGAAAAGTATTTAGTAGAAATTAAGAAAAAATACGATAATGTCCTTTTAATAAAACCACAGAAATAA
- the nusA gene encoding transcription termination factor NusA encodes MENLALIDSFSEFKDDKLIDRVTLMAILEDVFRNALKKKYGSDDNFDIIINPDKGDMEIWRRRVIVADEDLDFENEEITLTEARKIEEDFEIGEEVSEEVKLIDLGRRAILALRQNLISKIHEHDNTNLYKQFKDLIGEIYTAEVHHVRPRVVILVDDEGNEIVLPKEKQIPSDFFRKGDNVRGIIESVELKGNKPQIIMSRTSEKFLEKLFEQEIPEVFDGLIMVKNVVRIPGEKAKVAVDSYDDRIDPVGACVGMKGSRIHGIVRELGNENIDVINFTSNIQLYITRALSPAKVSSIKINEETKRAEVFLKLEEVSKAIGRGGHNIRLAGLLTGYELDVIREGDVAGATADEDDVELTEFSDEIEEWVIEEFAKIGLDTAKSILKQDVEDLVRRTDLEEETILDVMRILKEEFDS; translated from the coding sequence ATGGAAAATTTAGCATTAATCGATTCATTCTCAGAGTTTAAAGATGATAAACTTATTGATCGTGTAACGCTTATGGCAATTTTGGAAGATGTATTTAGAAATGCATTGAAGAAAAAATACGGTTCAGACGATAATTTCGATATTATTATAAATCCTGATAAAGGAGATATGGAAATTTGGAGAAGAAGGGTGATCGTTGCTGACGAAGATTTAGATTTTGAAAACGAAGAAATTACACTTACTGAAGCTAGAAAAATAGAAGAAGATTTTGAAATTGGAGAAGAAGTTTCTGAAGAAGTGAAGTTAATTGACTTAGGAAGAAGAGCAATTTTGGCTTTACGCCAAAACTTAATTTCTAAAATTCATGAACATGACAACACGAATCTTTACAAGCAATTTAAAGATTTAATTGGTGAAATTTATACTGCCGAAGTGCATCATGTAAGACCTAGAGTTGTTATTTTAGTTGATGACGAAGGGAATGAAATAGTTTTACCAAAAGAAAAACAAATTCCATCTGATTTTTTCCGTAAAGGAGATAATGTTCGTGGTATCATTGAAAGCGTTGAGCTGAAAGGAAACAAACCTCAAATTATTATGTCTAGAACTTCTGAGAAGTTTTTAGAGAAATTATTTGAACAAGAAATTCCTGAAGTGTTTGACGGATTGATAATGGTTAAAAATGTAGTGCGAATTCCTGGTGAAAAAGCAAAAGTAGCTGTTGATTCTTATGATGATAGAATTGATCCTGTAGGAGCTTGTGTTGGGATGAAAGGATCACGTATTCACGGTATTGTTCGTGAATTAGGAAATGAAAATATAGATGTTATTAATTTTACAAGTAACATACAATTATATATTACAAGAGCATTAAGTCCAGCCAAAGTATCTTCAATTAAAATTAATGAAGAAACTAAAAGAGCTGAAGTGTTTTTGAAATTGGAAGAAGTTTCTAAAGCAATTGGTAGAGGTGGACACAATATTAGATTAGCAGGTTTATTGACAGGTTATGAATTAGATGTGATTCGTGAAGGTGATGTAGCTGGAGCAACTGCTGATGAAGATGATGTTGAATTAACTGAGTTTTCGGATGAAATTGAAGAGTGGGTAATAGAAGAATTTGCAAAAATTGGATTGGATACTGCAAAAAGTATTTTAAAACAAGATGTAGAGGATTTGGTAAGAAGAACTGACCTAGAAGAGGAAACGATTCTAGATGTAATGAGAATATTGAAAGAAGAATTTGACAGTTAG
- a CDS encoding cytochrome c3 family protein: MKKVGNHNSTSRKLFYSLALMLTFSLTSFAQVVAPAAATEAPVATQGGDPVKGKELFNSNCAACHKLDAKSTGPALRGVAGKHEMAWIYKWVHNSSELIKSGDAAAVKLFADNNKSVMTAFPQLATGDIDNIMAYTSEVKAEAPAPVPGTAVAGSADQSGVSNNIILGALALVMLMLVVMLFLVNNVLTKVAKSNGIEVAPKTPTTPIWKAFVKNQFLVLITSIFLLLASGYFVYGFLMQVGVDQGYEPIQPIHYSHRIHAGDNEINCKYCHSAARVSKNSGIPSLNVCMNCHKNISEVAESTATPEYSKAFYDEQIQKLYTAVGWDKATQSYTGKTQPVKWVRIHNLPDFVYFNHSQHVTVAGIECQTCHGPVETYEIQKQFAPLTMGWCINCHRKTDVKMEGNDYYTKIHKELSKKYGVDKLTAAQMGGLECGKCHY; the protein is encoded by the coding sequence ATGAAAAAGGTGGGTAACCATAATTCGACTTCAAGGAAATTATTTTATAGCTTAGCTTTAATGCTAACTTTTTCCTTAACTTCATTTGCGCAAGTTGTTGCACCTGCGGCAGCAACGGAAGCACCAGTAGCTACACAAGGTGGTGACCCAGTAAAGGGTAAAGAGCTTTTTAATTCAAATTGTGCTGCGTGTCATAAGCTTGATGCGAAATCAACAGGTCCTGCTTTAAGAGGGGTTGCTGGTAAGCACGAAATGGCTTGGATTTACAAGTGGGTTCACAATAGCTCAGAACTTATTAAATCAGGAGATGCTGCAGCTGTTAAACTTTTTGCGGATAATAATAAGTCAGTAATGACTGCATTTCCACAATTAGCAACTGGAGATATTGATAATATAATGGCTTATACTTCTGAAGTTAAGGCTGAGGCACCGGCTCCTGTACCAGGAACTGCTGTTGCGGGATCGGCTGATCAAAGTGGTGTTTCTAATAATATAATCTTAGGTGCTTTGGCTCTTGTGATGCTTATGTTAGTTGTGATGTTGTTCTTGGTGAACAATGTTTTAACTAAGGTGGCAAAATCAAATGGAATTGAAGTAGCTCCTAAAACACCAACTACGCCTATATGGAAGGCATTTGTTAAAAATCAATTTTTAGTGCTTATTACTTCAATATTTTTATTATTGGCCAGTGGGTACTTTGTTTATGGATTTTTAATGCAGGTAGGAGTTGATCAAGGATATGAGCCAATACAGCCAATTCATTATTCACACAGAATTCATGCTGGTGATAACGAGATAAATTGTAAATATTGTCACTCTGCAGCTAGAGTGAGTAAAAATTCTGGAATTCCTTCTTTGAATGTTTGTATGAATTGTCATAAAAACATTTCTGAAGTTGCTGAATCTACTGCTACTCCTGAGTACAGTAAAGCATTTTATGATGAGCAAATCCAAAAATTGTATACTGCTGTGGGTTGGGATAAAGCAACGCAATCTTATACTGGTAAAACACAGCCAGTTAAATGGGTTCGTATTCATAACTTGCCTGACTTCGTTTATTTTAATCACTCACAACACGTTACTGTTGCTGGAATTGAATGTCAAACTTGTCACGGTCCAGTTGAAACTTACGAAATTCAAAAACAGTTTGCTCCATTAACGATGGGATGGTGTATTAATTGCCATAGAAAAACCGACGTTAAAATGGAAGGAAACGACTATTATACTAAAATTCACAAAGAACTTTCTAAAAAATATGGTGTAGACAAATTGACTGCAGCTCAAATGGGAGGTTTAGAATGCGGTAAATGCCACTATTAA
- the infB gene encoding translation initiation factor IF-2 encodes MSEERIIRINKVLRELNISLERAVDYLKDKGIAIEANPNTKISDDVYNVLCGQFAGDRGKKEASKEVGEEKRKEKEALRVEREKEIEDKRKHDDEVLKQQQEVIKARAVVTGPVQVGKIDLNPKKVVAPVKAEVEKTEAPKAIVPVEKPVEKEPVQENLVSDKKEVKPTVEVKEAIKEEKKENVKKVVAKAIVPEAKVVPKTDEAPVEEAITTQYQKLSGTKLTGQTIDLSQFNKPKKKKEEPKITPNKPGAPGAAGANKNKRKRIAPKPGTPRPPGVPGAPNPNKITPNTGGGGFNANRSSRPGFVKGNRPAIVAKVEPTEEEVKNQIRETLEKLQGKKGGKSKAAKYRRDKRDTHRQKSDEEQRAIDEGSKTIKVTEFVTVGEIAIMMDVPITKVIGTCMSLGIMVTMNQRLDAETLTIVADEFGYEVEFITVDIEEAIEVVEDKEEDLVFRAPIVTVMGHVDHGKTSLLDYIRKENVIAGESGGITQHIGAYGVTLDNGQKIAFLDTPGHEAFTAMRARGAQVTDIAIIVIAADDDIMPQTKEAISHAQAAGVPIIFAINKVDKPNANPEKIKEKLAGMNLLVEDWGGKYQSHDISAKVGTGVKELLEKVLLEAEVLDLKSNPNKAAQGTVVEAFLDKGKGYVSTILVQHGTLKVGDYMLAGKHHGKIKAMHDERGNIVTVAGPSTPVSVLGLDGAATAGDKFNIFEDEKEAKQIASKRSQLMREQSVRTQRHITLDEIGRRIALGQFKELNVILKGDVDGSVEALSDSFSKLSTEEIQINIIHKGVGAITETDVMLASASDAIIIGFNVRPAGNARQLADKEEIDIRYYSIIYAAIDDLKDAMEGMLAPEMKEEILGTAEIREIFKISKVGSIAGCMVMDGKIARSSKIRVIREGVVVHTGELIALKRFKDDVKEVAKGYDCGIQIKGYNDIEERDVIEAYHEVAIKKKLK; translated from the coding sequence ATGTCTGAAGAGAGAATTATTAGAATAAACAAAGTTTTAAGGGAATTGAACATTTCTTTGGAAAGAGCTGTGGATTATCTAAAAGATAAAGGGATTGCTATTGAAGCAAATCCAAACACAAAAATTTCTGATGATGTGTACAATGTCTTGTGCGGTCAATTTGCAGGTGACAGAGGGAAAAAAGAAGCTTCGAAAGAAGTAGGAGAAGAGAAAAGAAAAGAGAAAGAGGCATTGCGTGTGGAGCGAGAAAAAGAAATTGAAGATAAACGCAAGCATGACGATGAAGTTCTGAAACAACAACAAGAAGTGATAAAAGCGAGAGCTGTAGTTACCGGTCCTGTTCAAGTTGGGAAGATAGATCTTAATCCTAAAAAAGTAGTTGCTCCAGTAAAAGCGGAAGTTGAAAAAACAGAGGCTCCAAAAGCAATAGTTCCAGTTGAAAAACCAGTTGAAAAAGAACCAGTACAGGAAAATCTTGTTTCAGACAAAAAAGAAGTAAAACCTACTGTTGAAGTAAAAGAGGCAATAAAGGAAGAGAAAAAAGAAAATGTTAAGAAAGTGGTTGCTAAGGCAATTGTTCCTGAAGCAAAAGTCGTTCCTAAAACTGATGAAGCTCCTGTTGAAGAGGCAATCACAACGCAGTATCAAAAATTATCTGGTACTAAATTAACTGGTCAAACAATTGACTTGTCTCAATTTAATAAGCCAAAAAAGAAAAAAGAAGAGCCTAAAATTACACCTAATAAGCCTGGTGCTCCAGGAGCTGCTGGTGCAAATAAAAATAAGCGTAAAAGAATTGCTCCAAAACCTGGAACACCTAGACCTCCTGGAGTTCCTGGTGCGCCAAACCCAAACAAAATTACACCAAATACTGGTGGGGGTGGTTTTAATGCAAATAGAAGTTCTAGACCTGGATTTGTTAAAGGGAATAGACCAGCTATTGTAGCTAAAGTTGAGCCAACAGAAGAGGAAGTTAAAAATCAAATTCGTGAGACTTTAGAAAAACTTCAAGGTAAAAAAGGAGGTAAATCTAAAGCAGCGAAATACAGAAGAGACAAAAGAGATACGCACCGTCAAAAATCGGATGAGGAGCAAAGAGCAATAGACGAAGGTAGTAAAACTATTAAGGTTACTGAATTTGTTACCGTTGGTGAAATTGCGATAATGATGGATGTGCCAATTACTAAGGTTATTGGAACATGTATGTCGCTTGGAATCATGGTTACCATGAATCAACGTTTGGATGCAGAAACATTAACTATTGTTGCTGATGAATTTGGTTATGAAGTTGAATTCATAACTGTTGATATTGAAGAAGCAATTGAAGTTGTTGAAGATAAAGAAGAAGACCTAGTGTTTAGAGCGCCTATTGTTACGGTAATGGGTCACGTCGATCACGGTAAAACATCTTTACTGGATTATATTCGTAAAGAAAATGTTATTGCAGGAGAGTCTGGAGGAATTACACAACACATTGGTGCCTACGGAGTAACTTTAGATAACGGACAAAAAATAGCATTCCTTGATACACCAGGTCACGAAGCGTTTACCGCAATGCGTGCACGTGGAGCTCAAGTTACAGATATTGCAATTATTGTAATTGCAGCAGATGATGATATCATGCCGCAAACTAAAGAAGCAATCAGTCACGCTCAAGCGGCTGGTGTGCCAATTATATTTGCAATTAATAAAGTGGATAAGCCAAATGCTAATCCTGAAAAAATTAAAGAGAAATTAGCAGGTATGAATTTACTTGTTGAGGATTGGGGTGGTAAATACCAATCTCATGATATTTCTGCAAAAGTGGGAACCGGAGTTAAAGAATTATTAGAAAAAGTTTTATTAGAAGCGGAAGTTTTAGATTTAAAATCTAATCCTAATAAGGCTGCTCAAGGAACTGTTGTTGAGGCATTCTTGGACAAAGGGAAAGGATATGTTTCTACAATTTTAGTTCAACACGGAACGTTGAAAGTGGGAGATTATATGTTAGCTGGAAAACATCATGGTAAAATTAAAGCTATGCATGATGAAAGAGGAAATATCGTTACTGTAGCAGGTCCTTCAACACCAGTTTCAGTATTAGGTTTAGATGGTGCAGCTACTGCAGGAGATAAGTTTAATATTTTTGAAGATGAAAAAGAAGCGAAACAAATTGCTTCTAAACGTTCTCAATTAATGCGTGAACAATCCGTACGTACACAACGTCATATTACACTTGATGAAATTGGACGTCGTATTGCTTTAGGTCAATTTAAAGAATTGAACGTAATTCTTAAAGGAGATGTTGATGGTTCTGTTGAAGCATTATCTGATTCGTTCTCTAAATTATCGACTGAAGAAATTCAAATTAACATTATACATAAAGGAGTTGGAGCAATTACGGAGACTGACGTTATGTTGGCTTCTGCTTCAGATGCGATTATTATTGGATTTAATGTTCGTCCTGCAGGAAATGCGAGACAACTGGCTGATAAAGAAGAAATCGATATCCGTTACTACTCAATTATATATGCGGCGATTGATGACTTGAAAGATGCAATGGAAGGAATGTTAGCTCCTGAAATGAAAGAAGAAATTCTAGGTACTGCTGAAATTAGAGAGATATTTAAAATTTCTAAAGTAGGATCTATTGCAGGTTGTATGGTTATGGACGGTAAAATAGCTAGAAGCTCTAAAATTAGAGTTATCCGTGAAGGAGTTGTTGTTCATACAGGAGAGCTTATTGCACTGAAACGTTTCAAAGACGATGTGAAAGAAGTAGCTAAAGGGTATGACTGTGGTATTCAAATTAAAGGATACAACGACATTGAAGAAAGAGATGTTATTGAAGCGTACCATGAGGTAGCGATCAAGAAAAAATTGAAATAG